From a single Aestuariibius sp. HNIBRBA575 genomic region:
- a CDS encoding glutamine-synthetase adenylyltransferase — protein sequence MSFTSRISRSPHAFDPDMGADAIAHVPDLPPELTGLITGAAGCSPYLSGLIAKEGAWLRAALDDPEQAATDELARLPELALDQLKPQLRVAKRRIALLTGLADLAGVWSLEQVTGWLSRLADAAVDVSLKRLVGAEIERGKIPGLGAEDAENAGGLFALSMGKGGAFELNYSSDIDLIVLFDETRFDPDDYHDARAGFIRATRKMTGLMTDLTGDGYVFRTDLRLRPDANVTPVCLSMETAERYYESVGRTWERAAYIKARAAAGDIAAGNRFLDTLTPFVWRRHLDFAAIQDAHDMRLRIRDHKKLGGRLILEGHNMKLGRGGIREIEFFTQTRQLIAGGRDKTLRVRGTVDGLAALSQAGWVEPEVADTLTDHYRAHREVEHRLQMLRDAQTHTMPNSAEGFDRLAAFMGQSVADMRADLTDRLEQVHALTEDFFAPGHVAPSDDDFGQEVTARWLTYPALRSDRAVEIFNRLKPELLTRLKDAAKPEEALLQFDGFLKGLPAGVQLFSLFEANPQLTQLIVDIAATAPALAQYLSRNSGVFDAVIGGAFFAQWPGIDGLKSSLTDTLDHLDDYESCLDGTRRWAKEWHFRIGVHHLRGLITPEQAGAQYADLAQAVVAGLWPIVVTHFEAKHGAMPGNGAVVLGMGSMGSARLNASSDLDLIVIYDADGVDASEGRRPLATRAYYARLTQAMVTALQAPMAEGKLYEVDMRLRPSGRQGPVATSLKAFEDYQRHEAWTWEHLALTRARAVAGSQMLGDQVETIRQSVLAEKSGGDTILQDVADMREKIAAAKAPNGDFDAKIGRGRMQDIELLAQTACLRTGSNVRETEAQLAAGVASGWLNAADGAVLQDAIGLFWSLQAAARLLTGEALDLDRIGEGGLRLILRETGVETPNDLRAVIENTYQQADQVISRLLGGAANPT from the coding sequence ATGTCGTTTACATCCCGTATATCCCGCAGCCCACACGCATTTGATCCTGATATGGGGGCGGATGCGATTGCGCATGTGCCTGATTTGCCCCCGGAATTGACGGGCCTGATCACCGGCGCGGCCGGATGCAGCCCCTATCTATCGGGGCTGATCGCCAAAGAAGGCGCATGGCTGCGCGCTGCCTTGGATGATCCCGAACAGGCGGCCACGGACGAATTGGCACGTTTGCCAGAATTGGCGCTGGATCAGCTAAAACCGCAATTGCGTGTGGCCAAACGGCGGATTGCATTGTTGACCGGGCTGGCGGATCTGGCGGGGGTCTGGTCATTGGAACAGGTGACTGGCTGGTTGTCACGATTGGCGGATGCGGCGGTGGATGTGTCGCTAAAACGGTTGGTCGGGGCTGAAATCGAGCGTGGCAAAATTCCGGGTCTTGGGGCAGAGGACGCCGAAAATGCCGGGGGATTGTTTGCCCTTTCCATGGGCAAAGGCGGCGCATTTGAGCTGAATTACAGCTCTGATATCGATCTGATTGTGCTGTTTGATGAAACCCGGTTTGACCCGGATGATTATCATGATGCGCGCGCCGGGTTCATTCGCGCGACCCGTAAAATGACCGGATTGATGACCGACCTGACCGGGGATGGATATGTGTTTCGCACCGATCTACGGCTGCGCCCGGATGCCAATGTCACGCCCGTTTGCCTGTCGATGGAAACCGCAGAGCGCTATTACGAAAGCGTTGGACGCACATGGGAACGGGCCGCTTATATAAAGGCGCGCGCAGCGGCCGGGGACATCGCGGCCGGCAATCGGTTTCTTGATACGCTGACGCCGTTTGTCTGGCGTCGCCATCTGGATTTCGCCGCGATCCAAGACGCCCATGACATGCGCCTGCGCATTCGCGACCATAAAAAACTGGGGGGTCGGTTGATCCTCGAAGGTCACAACATGAAACTGGGGCGCGGTGGCATCCGAGAAATCGAATTTTTCACCCAAACCCGGCAATTGATCGCAGGTGGGCGCGATAAAACATTACGGGTGCGGGGCACGGTGGATGGTTTGGCCGCCCTGTCACAGGCCGGGTGGGTTGAACCAGAGGTGGCCGACACGCTGACCGATCATTATCGGGCCCACCGCGAGGTCGAACATCGATTGCAAATGCTGCGCGATGCCCAGACCCACACGATGCCCAATTCCGCAGAAGGTTTTGACCGTTTGGCCGCCTTTATGGGGCAATCCGTGGCCGATATGCGCGCCGATCTGACGGATCGGTTGGAACAGGTCCATGCCCTGACCGAAGATTTCTTTGCCCCCGGCCATGTGGCGCCAAGCGACGATGATTTCGGCCAAGAGGTCACAGCGCGTTGGCTGACCTATCCGGCTTTGCGCTCTGACAGGGCGGTTGAAATTTTCAACCGGTTGAAACCAGAATTGTTGACCCGCCTGAAAGACGCCGCAAAACCAGAAGAAGCCTTGCTGCAATTTGATGGCTTTCTCAAAGGCTTACCTGCCGGAGTTCAACTGTTTTCCCTGTTTGAAGCCAACCCGCAACTGACCCAATTGATCGTCGATATTGCCGCCACTGCGCCCGCTTTGGCGCAATATTTGTCGCGCAATTCCGGGGTGTTTGATGCTGTGATTGGCGGGGCGTTTTTTGCGCAATGGCCGGGTATTGATGGGCTAAAATCCAGCCTGACCGACACGTTGGACCATCTGGATGATTACGAAAGTTGTCTGGACGGCACCCGACGCTGGGCCAAGGAATGGCATTTCCGCATTGGGGTGCATCATCTGCGGGGGCTGATCACGCCAGAACAGGCCGGTGCGCAATATGCGGATTTGGCCCAAGCGGTTGTGGCCGGGCTTTGGCCCATTGTTGTGACCCATTTTGAAGCAAAACATGGGGCAATGCCGGGCAATGGCGCGGTGGTGTTGGGCATGGGATCGATGGGATCGGCGCGTCTGAATGCCAGTTCCGATCTGGATTTGATCGTGATTTATGACGCGGATGGGGTGGATGCCTCTGAGGGGCGCCGCCCATTGGCGACACGGGCCTATTATGCGCGCCTGACCCAAGCCATGGTCACCGCATTGCAGGCCCCCATGGCCGAAGGCAAATTATACGAAGTGGATATGCGGCTGCGCCCGTCTGGTCGGCAGGGGCCAGTGGCGACATCGCTCAAGGCGTTTGAGGACTATCAACGCCACGAGGCCTGGACCTGGGAACATCTGGCATTGACCCGCGCGCGCGCCGTTGCGGGGTCACAAATGCTGGGCGATCAGGTCGAAACCATCCGGCAATCGGTTCTGGCTGAAAAATCTGGCGGGGACACGATCCTACAAGACGTGGCGGATATGCGCGAAAAAATCGCCGCCGCCAAAGCTCCGAATGGGGATTTTGACGCCAAAATCGGGCGCGGACGGATGCAGGATATCGAATTGCTGGCACAGACCGCATGTTTGCGCACCGGGTCAAATGTCCGCGAAACCGAGGCGCAATTGGCCGCAGGCGTCGCGAGCGGTTGGTTAAATGCCGCGGATGGGGCAGTTTTGCAGGATGCGATCGGGCTTTTCTGGTCCTTGCAGGCCGCCGCACGTCTGTTAACCGGCGAAGCGTTGGATTTGGATCGGATTGGCGAAGGTGGGTTGCGGTTGATTTTGCGTGAAACCGGCGTAGAAACGCCAAACGACCTGCGGGCTGTGATCGAAAACACCTATCAACAGGCGGATCAGGTGATTTCGCGGTTGCTTGGGGGCGCGGCGAATCCAACCTAA
- a CDS encoding DUF6778 family protein: MTLKRIAGIAALALTLAGCSTVDTVSRNAPLNAPGLETAIPEVAIERSYDVRDIRVAFPSNLTVSESNGYYPIADIVWRGDPLGDRRQQIGEIFTASFRDGTSDLHGDIPVVATIRVLRFHSLTERTRYTVGGVHSIKFELAVHHAQTGAVVESPRIIIADLPALGGQAAVMAETRGEGQKVRIMTHLAQVALQELGPQNPPILASAPAR; the protein is encoded by the coding sequence ATGACACTTAAACGTATCGCAGGCATTGCAGCACTGGCTTTGACACTTGCTGGGTGTTCAACCGTCGACACCGTATCCCGAAACGCACCCCTAAATGCACCCGGATTGGAAACCGCAATCCCAGAGGTCGCCATCGAACGGTCCTATGACGTGCGTGACATTCGCGTCGCGTTTCCATCCAATCTGACCGTGTCAGAATCCAACGGATATTACCCGATTGCGGATATCGTTTGGCGGGGGGACCCACTTGGGGATCGTCGTCAGCAAATTGGCGAAATCTTTACCGCGTCGTTTCGCGATGGCACATCTGACTTGCATGGCGATATCCCTGTTGTCGCCACCATCCGCGTATTGCGGTTCCATTCACTGACCGAACGGACCCGGTATACTGTTGGCGGCGTGCATTCGATCAAATTTGAACTGGCCGTGCATCACGCCCAAACCGGCGCCGTTGTTGAATCCCCCCGGATCATCATCGCTGATTTACCGGCCTTGGGCGGGCAGGCGGCTGTGATGGCTGAAACCCGCGGCGAAGGCCAGAAGGTGCGCATCATGACCCATCTTGCACAGGTGGCGCTGCAGGAACTGGGCCCGCAAAACCCCCCCATTCTGGCATCTGCGCCTGCACGCTGA
- a CDS encoding RSP_2647 family RNA methyltransferase: protein MNASSLPVIRLKPKSEARAIRHGFPWVYSNEIVTDRRTKAIEPGALAVLEDPERQKMGVVAVNPNSRIFARMLDRDENAVIDQAWLAGRIARALKHRERLYDAPFYRLVHAETDGLPGVIIDRFGDLAVIQPNAAWAEVLIEPLAAALADVTGVTTIIKNGTGRSRSLEGLTEETTVMRGNAPDGPLPVPMNGATYMADVMGGQKTGLFFDQRPNHAFAAQLAKGGSVLDVFSHVGGFGLACLANGATSALAVDGSAPALALAEQGAIATGVADQFSTRQGDAFDVLTKLGEEGAKFDVVICDPPAFAPSRKALEPGLRAYERVARLAAPLVAEGGYLGLCSCSHAADLSKFRNASARGIGRGGRRGQLIYTGSAGPDHPLLPQLAESGYLKSLFFRL, encoded by the coding sequence ATGAATGCGTCCTCTTTGCCCGTCATCCGCCTGAAACCCAAATCCGAAGCCCGCGCAATTCGCCACGGCTTTCCTTGGGTTTACTCAAATGAAATTGTCACCGATCGCCGCACCAAAGCGATCGAGCCCGGCGCGCTGGCCGTGTTGGAGGACCCCGAACGTCAGAAAATGGGCGTGGTTGCGGTCAATCCAAATTCGCGGATTTTTGCGCGGATGCTGGATCGGGACGAAAACGCGGTCATTGATCAGGCTTGGCTGGCCGGGCGTATTGCCCGCGCGCTGAAGCATCGTGAACGGTTGTATGATGCCCCGTTTTATCGGCTGGTTCACGCAGAAACCGACGGTTTGCCGGGGGTGATTATCGACCGATTTGGCGATCTGGCCGTGATCCAACCCAACGCCGCCTGGGCCGAAGTGCTGATTGAACCGCTGGCCGCCGCATTGGCCGACGTGACTGGCGTGACCACCATCATCAAAAACGGCACTGGCCGGTCGCGAAGCCTAGAAGGCCTGACCGAAGAAACCACCGTGATGCGGGGCAATGCCCCTGATGGCCCATTGCCCGTGCCGATGAATGGCGCGACCTATATGGCCGATGTCATGGGCGGGCAAAAAACCGGTCTGTTTTTTGACCAACGTCCTAACCATGCCTTTGCGGCACAACTGGCCAAAGGCGGGTCGGTTCTGGACGTATTTTCCCATGTGGGGGGCTTTGGGCTGGCCTGTCTGGCCAATGGTGCCACATCCGCATTGGCGGTGGATGGGTCTGCCCCTGCGCTGGCATTGGCTGAACAAGGCGCCATCGCAACCGGTGTCGCAGATCAGTTTTCAACCCGTCAGGGCGACGCCTTTGATGTGTTGACCAAGCTGGGCGAAGAGGGTGCAAAATTTGACGTGGTGATCTGTGATCCACCGGCCTTTGCCCCATCTCGCAAAGCGTTGGAACCGGGGTTGCGCGCCTATGAACGTGTGGCCCGACTGGCGGCTCCTTTGGTGGCCGAAGGCGGCTATCTGGGCCTGTGTTCCTGTTCACATGCGGCGGATTTGTCGAAATTCCGCAACGCATCTGCACGCGGCATTGGCCGGGGCGGACGCCGTGGTCAGCTGATCTATACCGGATCGGCGGGACCGGATCATCCGCTGCTGCCACAACTGGCCGAAAGCGGCTACCTAAAATCCCTGTTCTTCCGTCTATAG
- a CDS encoding RSP_2648 family PIN domain-containing protein, which translates to MRVLIDACVLYPTVMREIVLGCARARLFEPRWSARICEEWARAAARLGADGETYARGEIARLNIEFPRAVIAHNGALDQQLWLPDKNDIHVFSSAVSGFCDAILTSNAKDFPRNILAEQDLQRLDPDGFLMSLFVDHDTVVEQVANTVLTEAIRLSGQEWTMRKLLRKARLPRLGKALDH; encoded by the coding sequence ATGCGGGTCCTGATCGACGCTTGTGTTCTGTACCCGACGGTGATGCGGGAAATTGTGTTGGGCTGCGCCCGCGCACGGTTGTTTGAACCAAGGTGGAGCGCACGTATCTGCGAAGAATGGGCCCGCGCCGCGGCCCGTTTGGGCGCGGATGGGGAAACCTATGCGCGCGGTGAAATTGCGCGTTTGAACATCGAATTTCCCCGCGCTGTGATTGCGCATAATGGGGCGTTGGATCAGCAGCTATGGTTGCCGGACAAAAATGACATTCACGTTTTTTCGTCTGCTGTTTCAGGGTTTTGTGATGCGATCCTCACATCAAACGCAAAGGATTTTCCGCGTAACATTTTAGCGGAACAGGACCTGCAACGCCTCGATCCGGACGGGTTTTTGATGTCACTGTTTGTCGATCATGACACAGTTGTTGAACAGGTCGCCAACACCGTGCTGACCGAAGCGATCCGCCTGTCCGGGCAGGAATGGACCATGCGCAAACTGCTCCGAAAGGCCCGTCTGCCACGCCTTGGCAAAGCTTTGGATCACTGA
- a CDS encoding 2'-deoxycytidine 5'-triphosphate deaminase, producing the protein MNADNAQIDTGVLADHQIETLIASGGISASSPILNEQIQPASLDLRLGAIAYRVRASFLAGHGRTVADRLDELTMHKIALTGGAVLEKGCVYVIPLMEYLSLPDGMTAAASAKSSTGRLDLMTRVITDHGVEFDRIPDGYDGPLYAEICPQSFSVVAQPGQLLNQIIFRQGKTLLSDDELRAVHARSPIVSGDPVISDGLGFSVDLQPRSGDLVGYRAKRHTGVVDLANLDHYDPADYWEEVRTSQGRIILDPGAFYILVSREAICIPPDCAAEMAPYLAMVGEFRVHYAGFFDPGFGWDGAGGAGSRGVLEVRCHEAPFVLEHGQVVGRLVYERMSAEPKALYGREIKSNYQGQGLKLSKHFKST; encoded by the coding sequence ATGAACGCAGATAACGCGCAAATCGACACCGGAGTGTTGGCGGATCATCAGATCGAAACCCTGATCGCGTCGGGCGGAATTTCGGCCTCTTCCCCGATTTTGAACGAACAAATTCAACCGGCATCTCTGGATTTACGGCTGGGCGCGATTGCGTACCGTGTGCGGGCGTCGTTTTTGGCAGGTCACGGGCGTACCGTGGCGGATCGGTTGGATGAACTGACCATGCATAAAATCGCCCTGACCGGTGGCGCGGTGCTGGAAAAGGGCTGTGTTTATGTGATTCCCTTGATGGAATACCTGTCCCTGCCCGACGGTATGACCGCTGCGGCCTCTGCCAAATCCTCGACGGGGCGGCTTGATCTGATGACCCGGGTGATCACCGATCACGGGGTTGAATTTGACCGTATTCCCGACGGATATGACGGCCCGCTTTATGCTGAAATCTGCCCGCAAAGCTTTTCCGTCGTGGCCCAGCCCGGTCAATTGTTGAACCAGATCATTTTCCGACAGGGTAAAACCCTACTCAGTGATGATGAACTGCGCGCTGTGCATGCCCGATCCCCGATTGTGTCCGGGGACCCGGTGATTTCCGACGGGCTGGGATTTTCAGTCGATCTACAGCCCCGTTCCGGCGATTTGGTCGGCTACCGCGCCAAACGTCACACAGGTGTGGTCGATCTGGCCAATCTGGATCATTATGACCCTGCCGATTACTGGGAAGAGGTGCGCACGTCCCAAGGCCGCATCATTCTGGACCCCGGCGCGTTTTACATTCTCGTCAGCCGCGAAGCGATCTGTATCCCGCCCGATTGCGCCGCTGAAATGGCCCCTTATCTGGCGATGGTTGGCGAATTTCGCGTGCATTATGCCGGGTTCTTCGACCCCGGATTTGGCTGGGATGGCGCCGGTGGGGCCGGTTCGCGCGGCGTGTTAGAGGTCCGGTGCCATGAGGCGCCATTTGTGCTGGAACATGGCCAAGTTGTGGGGCGTTTGGTTTATGAACGCATGAGCGCAGAGCCCAAAGCCCTGTATGGACGCGAAATAAAGTCCAATTATCAAGGTCAGGGGCTCAAACTGTCCAAGCATTTCAAATCGACCTGA
- a CDS encoding MerR family transcriptional regulator — protein MSKSRDAFRTISEVAEWLDSPAHVLRFWESKFPQVKPVKRAGGRRYYRPQDMRLLGGIKTLLHDDGMTIKGAQKTLREKGVKAVSAMSAPLPGEGPADQDTGDLVQARVVLPPEQPRTAKPEMAKPVVALAEQADSGVVSDVDDAAAVADQPDAAVDTKPTTPSQTPMEVIAGAITESSKIEADTPPHIPDAQPVKTDVPSEPAALPSFLSKRPSSDTKTDIDQSTADPHPEQEGEPTPQKRRVDISLDVMEPDLAPSVLHDLIQKKPGALHADAATYAPLLARLKDLHTRMKSA, from the coding sequence ATGAGCAAATCCCGCGACGCATTCCGCACCATTTCCGAAGTCGCAGAATGGCTGGATTCCCCGGCCCATGTTCTGCGATTTTGGGAAAGCAAGTTTCCACAAGTGAAACCCGTCAAACGCGCGGGTGGGCGACGCTATTACCGGCCTCAGGATATGCGGCTGTTGGGCGGCATCAAAACGTTGCTGCATGATGATGGGATGACCATCAAAGGCGCGCAGAAAACCCTGCGTGAAAAAGGCGTCAAAGCCGTTTCCGCCATGTCCGCCCCCCTGCCCGGCGAAGGCCCGGCAGATCAGGATACGGGCGATTTGGTGCAGGCCCGTGTGGTGTTGCCCCCCGAACAGCCCAGAACCGCAAAACCCGAAATGGCCAAACCAGTGGTTGCGCTAGCAGAACAGGCGGATTCTGGTGTCGTTTCAGATGTGGATGATGCGGCGGCGGTTGCTGACCAGCCAGATGCGGCGGTCGACACCAAACCGACCACACCTAGCCAAACCCCGATGGAAGTGATCGCCGGTGCGATCACCGAATCGTCAAAGATCGAAGCGGACACGCCCCCCCACATTCCCGACGCACAGCCGGTCAAAACGGATGTCCCATCCGAGCCAGCTGCGCTTCCGTCGTTTTTGTCAAAACGCCCAAGTTCGGACACCAAAACCGATATTGATCAGAGCACAGCTGACCCCCACCCCGAACAAGAGGGTGAACCGACGCCGCAAAAACGGCGTGTGGATATTTCGCTGGACGTTATGGAGCCAGATCTAGCCCCCAGCGTTCTGCATGATTTGATCCAGAAAAAGCCCGGTGCGTTACATGCGGATGCCGCCACCTATGCGCCGCTTCTGGCCCGCCTAAAAGATTTGCACACACGGATGAAATCCGCCTGA
- the ihfA gene encoding integration host factor subunit alpha, giving the protein MVDKTLTRMDLAEAVHEEVGLSRNDSAQLVESVLSHVSDALVSGETVKISSFGTFSIRDKAARVGRNPKTGEEVPIHPRRVLTFRPSHLMKDRVAAGNKS; this is encoded by the coding sequence ATGGTAGATAAGACACTTACACGCATGGATTTGGCAGAGGCCGTACACGAAGAAGTTGGCCTGTCACGCAACGACAGCGCTCAATTGGTTGAAAGCGTGCTGTCACACGTTTCTGATGCGCTGGTCTCTGGGGAAACGGTCAAAATTTCCTCATTCGGAACTTTTTCAATTCGCGACAAAGCGGCGCGCGTTGGACGTAACCCCAAAACCGGGGAAGAAGTGCCAATTCACCCTCGCCGCGTTCTCACTTTCCGGCCCTCGCATCTGATGAAAGACCGCGTGGCAGCTGGCAACAAAAGCTGA
- a CDS encoding beta-ketoacyl-ACP synthase III — MTPSQTLRAVVRGVGHYLPERVVPNTHFEATLETSDEWIRTRSGIERRHFAAEDEFTSDLGAKAAQAALDHAGLQADDIDAVIVATSTPDMTFPSAATMVQQKLGMTQGFAYDIQAVCAGFVYALTNANGMILSGQAKRVLVIGAETFSRILDFTDRSTCVLFGDGAGAVILEAQMGDGTSDDRGILGCDLNSDGRYRDLLYVDGGMVSQQTGFIVMQGNALFRQAVEKLASTADSALVKSGLGHDDVDWIVPHQANIRIIQGTARKLGVSMDKVVVTVQDHGNTSAASIPLALSVGVQNGQIKPGDLLVAEAIGGGLAWGAVVLRW, encoded by the coding sequence ATGACACCATCCCAAACTCTGCGCGCCGTGGTCCGAGGAGTGGGGCATTACCTGCCTGAGCGGGTTGTGCCAAACACACACTTTGAGGCCACACTGGAAACCAGTGACGAATGGATTCGCACGCGATCAGGGATTGAACGGCGCCACTTTGCCGCCGAGGATGAATTTACCTCTGATCTGGGGGCCAAAGCCGCCCAAGCCGCGCTGGATCATGCCGGATTGCAGGCTGACGACATCGACGCGGTGATTGTCGCCACATCCACCCCGGATATGACATTTCCATCCGCAGCCACCATGGTGCAGCAGAAACTGGGCATGACCCAAGGGTTTGCCTATGACATTCAGGCGGTCTGCGCTGGGTTTGTCTATGCCCTGACCAATGCCAATGGGATGATTCTATCCGGTCAGGCCAAACGGGTGCTGGTGATTGGGGCCGAAACCTTTAGCCGCATCCTTGATTTCACCGATCGGTCCACCTGTGTGCTGTTTGGCGACGGGGCTGGCGCTGTGATCCTTGAGGCGCAGATGGGCGATGGCACATCTGATGACCGGGGCATTCTGGGCTGTGATCTGAATTCTGACGGGCGTTACCGTGATCTGCTGTATGTGGATGGCGGCATGGTCAGCCAGCAAACCGGGTTTATCGTGATGCAGGGCAATGCCCTGTTCCGTCAGGCCGTGGAAAAACTGGCCTCAACCGCTGATTCTGCCTTGGTGAAATCCGGGCTGGGTCACGATGATGTGGACTGGATTGTGCCCCATCAGGCCAATATCCGCATCATCCAAGGCACGGCCCGCAAACTGGGCGTGAGCATGGACAAAGTGGTGGTGACCGTTCAGGACCACGGCAACACATCAGCCGCATCGATCCCGCTGGCCCTGTCTGTGGGTGTGCAAAACGGTCAGATCAAACCGGGTGATCTGCTGGTTGCTGAGGCCATCGGCGGCGGTTTGGCATGGGGCGCGGTTGTTCTGCGCTGGTAA
- the plsX gene encoding phosphate acyltransferase PlsX — MTQILKDQDRGAAMPKDVVLSVDAMGGDQGPATIVAGLARFLKTTPGARAILHGPEETLKPMLTKRGIADRVTIHHADGVVSMSDKPSQVMRHGKDTSMWSAIEAVRDKQADVCVSCGNTGALMAVAMIRLRKAEGVNRPAIACLWPSRNPSGFNVMLDVGADIRADQDDLLTYALMGASYARNGMNMPRPRIGLLNVGTEEHKGRAELKVAHEMIARMAPLAEFDYVGFVEGGDIPGDRVDVIVTDGFTGNVALKTGEGTASLISQFLREAFKKTPLSRIAALLAMTSLKRLSKRMDPRRVNGGVFLGLNGTVVKSHGSADSTGVKAALQLAHQLAQSGFTDKLAARVASAASLAQDDVKEIDAAASGASATGSK; from the coding sequence ATGACCCAGATTTTGAAGGATCAAGACCGGGGTGCGGCTATGCCTAAAGACGTTGTTCTATCTGTCGACGCCATGGGCGGCGATCAAGGGCCTGCAACCATTGTTGCGGGCCTTGCGCGTTTTCTGAAAACGACCCCCGGCGCCCGCGCGATTTTGCATGGGCCAGAGGAAACGCTGAAACCGATGCTGACCAAACGCGGCATCGCGGATCGCGTGACCATCCATCATGCCGACGGTGTGGTGTCGATGTCAGACAAACCCAGCCAAGTGATGCGCCACGGCAAAGACACGTCCATGTGGTCCGCCATCGAAGCTGTGCGTGACAAACAGGCCGATGTCTGTGTCAGTTGCGGCAATACCGGCGCCTTGATGGCGGTGGCCATGATCCGCCTTCGCAAAGCCGAGGGCGTCAATCGCCCCGCCATTGCCTGTCTGTGGCCATCGCGCAACCCGTCCGGGTTCAACGTGATGCTGGATGTGGGCGCTGATATTCGCGCCGATCAGGATGATTTGCTGACCTATGCCCTGATGGGGGCGTCCTATGCGCGCAATGGCATGAACATGCCCCGCCCGCGTATTGGCCTGCTGAATGTCGGCACCGAAGAACACAAAGGCCGCGCCGAATTAAAGGTGGCCCATGAAATGATCGCCCGCATGGCGCCATTGGCTGAATTCGACTATGTCGGTTTTGTCGAAGGTGGCGATATTCCCGGCGATCGCGTTGACGTGATTGTGACCGATGGGTTCACCGGCAATGTCGCGCTGAAAACCGGCGAAGGCACGGCCAGCCTGATCAGCCAATTCCTGCGCGAAGCCTTTAAGAAGACGCCCCTATCGCGCATTGCGGCCCTGTTGGCGATGACATCGCTGAAACGGCTCAGCAAACGGATGGACCCGCGCCGCGTCAATGGCGGCGTGTTTCTGGGGCTGAATGGCACAGTCGTGAAAAGCCACGGATCCGCCGATTCGACCGGGGTCAAAGCGGCGCTGCAATTGGCACATCAATTGGCGCAATCCGGTTTCACCGACAAACTTGCGGCACGGGTTGCATCTGCGGCATCCCTCGCCCAAGATGACGTTAAGGAAATTGACGCCGCCGCATCCGGCGCGTCCGCCACAGGCAGTAAATAA
- the rpmF gene encoding 50S ribosomal protein L32 has translation MAVPQNKISKSRRNNRRSHHALSGANPNECPSCGELKRPHHICPSCGTYADREVIAQVADVDLDDDAA, from the coding sequence ATGGCTGTCCCACAGAATAAGATCTCCAAGTCGCGTCGGAACAACCGTCGCTCGCACCACGCTCTTTCTGGTGCAAACCCAAATGAATGCCCATCATGTGGTGAGCTGAAGCGCCCACATCACATTTGCCCCTCTTGTGGCACCTATGCGGACCGTGAAGTGATCGCACAGGTTGCGGACGTGGATCTGGACGACGACGCGGCATAA
- a CDS encoding DUF177 domain-containing protein, with amino-acid sequence MASLPEHLIRIADLPNRAGLDFVIEPDAEGRNAIGVDLDLLGLRKLRFSGRLDPMGSRDWRLVADIGATVVQECVVTLDPVTTRIDEKVERQYVTGYVEPDDSEVEMTDEENLESLPEVLDVAQVMIEALALHLPPYPRKDGAEIGSAVFTEPGQTPMTDEDARPFAGLAALRNSLDKNGENDA; translated from the coding sequence ATGGCCTCTTTGCCCGAACACCTCATTCGCATCGCGGATCTGCCCAATCGGGCCGGTCTGGACTTTGTTATTGAACCCGACGCAGAGGGCCGAAACGCCATAGGGGTTGATCTGGACCTGCTCGGGCTGCGCAAATTGCGGTTCTCGGGACGGCTGGATCCGATGGGGTCCAGGGATTGGCGGCTTGTTGCCGATATCGGGGCGACTGTGGTGCAGGAATGTGTGGTGACGCTGGATCCGGTGACCACACGAATCGACGAAAAGGTCGAACGCCAATATGTGACCGGCTATGTGGAGCCTGACGATTCCGAGGTTGAAATGACCGACGAGGAAAATCTGGAATCACTGCCCGAAGTATTGGACGTCGCCCAAGTGATGATCGAAGCGCTGGCGCTGCATCTGCCCCCCTATCCACGCAAAGATGGGGCCGAAATTGGGTCGGCTGTGTTCACAGAACCCGGCCAAACCCCAATGACAGACGAAGATGCGCGCCCCTTTGCAGGGTTGGCTGCCTTGCGTAACAGCTTGGACAAGAACGGCGAAAACGACGCATAA